A single region of the Jatrophihabitans sp. GAS493 genome encodes:
- a CDS encoding branched-chain amino acid ABC transporter permease: MNYFHELPQYLVGGVARGSMYALIALGYTLVYGVLQLINFAHSEVFMSGAFGSYIVVHALVGDGKDVSSWEAPVVFLVGVLSGALTGICVAWTLERVAYRTLRKRGAPKLAFLISAIGASFFLSQLAGKLFNRFRGNSFPTYFDQNKTVFSIAGADVHLIQVLIVVIAVICMIFLDRLVSKTKLGRGIRGVAEDAPTAALMGIDIDKTISRTFMIGGALAGVAGFLFGTAFSFFNTMGFDVGTKAFAAAVLGGIGNIRGAMLGGLLLGIVESVVPPISFIGIEWTDVVAFVVLVLVLIVRPTGILGERLGRAA; encoded by the coding sequence GTGAACTACTTCCATGAGCTGCCGCAGTACCTCGTCGGTGGTGTTGCCCGTGGCTCGATGTATGCGTTGATCGCGCTCGGCTATACGTTGGTCTACGGCGTTCTGCAGCTGATCAACTTCGCGCACAGCGAGGTGTTCATGTCGGGTGCGTTTGGAAGCTACATCGTGGTGCATGCCTTGGTCGGCGACGGCAAGGACGTTTCGTCGTGGGAGGCGCCGGTGGTGTTCCTGGTCGGCGTATTGAGCGGGGCGTTGACCGGTATCTGTGTCGCATGGACGTTGGAGCGGGTGGCGTACCGGACGCTGCGTAAACGAGGGGCGCCGAAGTTGGCGTTTCTGATCAGCGCGATCGGGGCGTCCTTCTTCTTGTCGCAGTTGGCCGGGAAGCTGTTCAACCGGTTCCGGGGTAACTCGTTCCCGACGTACTTCGACCAGAACAAGACGGTCTTTTCGATAGCGGGGGCGGACGTGCACCTGATTCAGGTGCTGATAGTCGTGATCGCGGTGATCTGCATGATCTTCCTGGACCGCTTGGTCTCCAAGACCAAGCTGGGTCGGGGCATTCGTGGTGTGGCTGAGGACGCGCCGACCGCGGCGTTGATGGGTATCGACATCGACAAGACGATCTCGCGGACCTTCATGATCGGTGGGGCGTTGGCCGGGGTTGCCGGGTTCCTCTTCGGGACGGCGTTCTCGTTCTTCAACACGATGGGCTTTGATGTCGGAACCAAGGCGTTCGCCGCCGCGGTGCTCGGCGGTATCGGGAATATCCGGGGTGCGATGCTCGGTGGTCTGCTGCTGGGTATCGTCGAGTCTGTGGTGCCTCCGATCAGTTTCATCGGTATCGAGTGGACCGACGTGGTCGCGTTCGTGGTGCTGGTGTTGGTGCTGATCGTTCGACCTACCGGCATCCTCGGTGAGCGATTGGGGCGTGCGGCATGA